DNA sequence from the Candidatus Woesearchaeota archaeon genome:
ATTTCGAATTGCCAATTCAATTTTTTAGTGGAATGCTGAAAACTCAAATTGGAGCAGATGTATCAAAACAATCGACAGGATATTTAAGACCAGAGACTTGTCAGAGTATATTTCCTAACTTTAAATTAATTGCAGAAGGTTCTAGAATGAAATTACCTTTTGGTATTGTTCAAATTGGTAAAGCTTTTAGAAATGAGATTTCACCAAGAGATTTCGTTTTTAGATGTAGAGAATTTGAACAAATGGAGATGGAGTACTTCTTTAATCCTGAAACTAAATGTTCTTTATTAACAGATAAACAACTAAATACTAAATTACAATTCCTATCTGCGGAGAATCAAGATAATGAAATTTCAGATATGGTTGAAGTTACAGTTAAAGAATTACTTGACCAAAATAGATTAAATGAACATCATGCATATTGGTTAGCTGAGTTTTTCAATTTCTTTAAAGATGATGTAGGTCTGACTTATGAAAATTTGAGAATAAGAGAACATGTGAAAACTGAACTTTCACATTACAGTTCTGCAACACATGATATTGATTATAGATATCCTTTTGGATTTAAAGAAATGCTTGGAATGGCATACAGAGGAAATTATGATTTAACACAACATCAAGAGCATTCTAAATCCAAATTAGAGTACTTTGATGAGGAAAGCAAGACTAAGTTATTACCACATGTAATTGAGCCTTCAGTTGGAGTAGATAGATTTATGATGGCTGTTTTATGTGAAGCTCATACAGATGATAAAGAGAGAGGCAATGTTGTTCTTAATTTTAATAATAAGATTGCTCCAAATAAAGTTGCGATTTTTCCTTTAATGAATAAAGATGTTTTAACTACTCCAGCTAGAGTATTATTTGAAGAGTTAGTTGAAGAAGATGTTATTGCAGTTTATGATAGATCAGGTTCAATTGGAAAGAGATATGCTAGGCAAGATGAAGTAGGAACCCCATATTGTATTACAGTTGATTACGAAACTATTGAAGATGGTAAAGATCAAGGAACAGTTACTATTAGAGATAGAGTTTCAACTGAACAAAAGAGAATTAATTTGAATAATGCTTCAGGAATTATTATTTCCCTATTGAAAGGATATATAAAATTCGAAGAATTAAAATAAACTTCAAGTTTATTATGATTAAAAATCTTTGATTTTTATTTTAAAATAAAAAGAAATAAATTTATTTTTTCTGTAATTTTAATACCTATTCAGTTAATTCTAAATTCATGCCAATAACTAGGCTTACTTGGTCCCGAAGTATCATCATATATATACCATCCTCCTGGTCGAACTGGAAAAGTAAATGTTCCCCTATCTGAACTTGGAGTGTTTAATTGCAACCAAATACTTCCATCATCACTAACTTTTACAAAACCATAATCGCCCATATCTACTGTTACAAATATTACTGCATCATTAGTATTTTGATAAGAGACTCCTAATTCTCTTGCTGATTTCACAGAAGACCATTGTCCATCTACTGAAGTTCCACTATTATCATCAACATATTTCTTTGTTGCAACAGTATCAACTGAATCAGTTATTAAAGTTTGACTCCTCATTCTAATTTTTCCATTTACATCAAGTTTAAATCCAGGAGCAAGATCAGATGCACCAACTGCTAAGTTATATGGAACTATAACATCCCCATCATCTTGAATATTTAATTGATAAGTATTCTGTTTAGCATTGAAAAAATATAAACTATTATCTACTGCTGTACCAATACTCCATCTATTTCCTAAATTACCGTTATCTGAACTTAATGATAAATATGCTCTTTGACCAACTGCAGCTTTAATTCCTATTGCAACAGGAATTCCAGTATCACCTACTACCTCTAATTTCATATTTGGATTAGTTGTTCCAATTCCAACACTAGAATTAAATGAATAATTGCCTGCATATTCATCACTACCAAAGACTCCAGGTCTTACATCGGATGCATAATTCCAAATTCCATTTGTGTCTGCAAAAACTAAACTTGTTAAACTTAATATCAAGATTATTGATAATAAAAACTTTTTCATAGTTTATTCTTATAAATGTATATTTATAATATTATTGTGTTAAAATAAGTAGTGAATAGTAGTGAATAATTATTCTACTTGAGTACAATAAGAATTAATTAATTCTCAAGTATTATGATTGAATTTATTCAATCATAACAAATCCATATCTTACTTGTTTGTCAGTACCATCAATTACAGAGTATCTAATTGGATATCTTCCTGCATCAATATTGTCTGCAATGTATAATGGAATTTGAACTTTTCTACTAGCTCCTGGTGCTAAATTTAATTCTTCTGAATATGTAAGACCTAAATCTGCACTTATCATTGTAATTGTGATTTCTTTGCCTTCAACTTCATTATTTTCAACTACAAATTCAATGCTATTGTATCCATTACTAAATGGAACATTAACAGTTGAAGTCATGTAATTTACAATGTCAGTTCCTTTTCCTCTAATTGATGCAATATTAGCTTCAACTACAGGATAACTAAATGTTACTCTATCTGATAGAGTTAATAATGAACCAAAATCATCAGTTAATTCAACTTCAACTGTACACTCAACATCTGTTGGAACTACTAATTTAAAATCTTTACTATCTGTAACGAATTCGAATGTTTTACTATCAATTGTTTCTTTGGAAATTGCTGAGGATGAGAGCATTCTATTACCATTGTCAATAAAATTTCTAACTCCATTACAAATAATAGTAGGTTTTACATCAATTACTCTTCTTTGTAGAGTTTCATTTAATGTTTCAATCTGGAATTTGAATTCACCTGGAACAATTACATCATCAATAATTAAATCAATATGTTGTTCATCTAATCTTACAGCATCAGTATAAAATTTTCTCTCAATAGTTCTAAGTACTTGAGTTGAATCTGTATCGATTGCAACAATACTGAATCTTGATACTCCAGTTAAGTTGAAGTCTAATTCCTGAGCACTTCCAATACAAGGTACTACTGAATGATCTGCATTAATATATAATTCACAAGTCATTGATAAATTACCACTATGGCTTACATCCCAACTAAAAGTTAAGTCTGTAGGAACAATAGGACCATTAGATGTATCTAATCTGAAGTAATTGATTAAAGGCGCTTCAATTGTTCTATTGAATACAAATATCATTTCCTCAGCAATTATTGGTTCGTTTACTCCATCATCAGCAGATAATTGTGCT
Encoded proteins:
- a CDS encoding glycine--tRNA ligase, which gives rise to MVEKNSNLTVEELATFCKKKGIVFQAAEIYGGLAGFFDFGPLGVEIKNNIKNLYWKKFVNKREDMVGQDGSIITNSKVWKASGHIDAFGDMLLTTIDTKTKLRADHFIEDELNILADGMTPKEIEELIIKNNLKYKGEDFELPIQFFSGMLKTQIGADVSKQSTGYLRPETCQSIFPNFKLIAEGSRMKLPFGIVQIGKAFRNEISPRDFVFRCREFEQMEMEYFFNPETKCSLLTDKQLNTKLQFLSAENQDNEISDMVEVTVKELLDQNRLNEHHAYWLAEFFNFFKDDVGLTYENLRIREHVKTELSHYSSATHDIDYRYPFGFKEMLGMAYRGNYDLTQHQEHSKSKLEYFDEESKTKLLPHVIEPSVGVDRFMMAVLCEAHTDDKERGNVVLNFNNKIAPNKVAIFPLMNKDVLTTPARVLFEELVEEDVIAVYDRSGSIGKRYARQDEVGTPYCITVDYETIEDGKDQGTVTIRDRVSTEQKRINLNNASGIIISLLKGYIKFEELK